A window of Ignicoccus hospitalis KIN4/I contains these coding sequences:
- a CDS encoding TIM barrel protein, producing the protein MPFQIDRLRFGPAGIPNSAKKRNVIEGIKRVKELGLDAMELEFVRGVRMSEEKAREAGKVARELDVVLTAHAPYYVNLASPEEEKRKRSIEYIVQSAKVLHAAGGWSVVFHPGWYMKKAPSVVYKRIRDALAEVVERVKELGLDVWIRPETMELKSKFGSLDEVIKLSQEFDIVLPCVDFAHLRYREGWNSKEEFRAVLEKLEKELGRFALDNMHIHVSGIKLDKHGTHLNLEESDMRWKELLEVLKEFNVKGVLISESPNLEEDAVMMKKYWYQLSIFTPAG; encoded by the coding sequence ATGCCCTTCCAGATAGACCGGCTTAGGTTCGGGCCGGCGGGGATACCGAACTCCGCGAAGAAGAGGAACGTGATAGAGGGAATAAAGAGAGTGAAGGAACTTGGGTTGGACGCCATGGAGCTTGAGTTCGTCAGGGGAGTTAGGATGAGTGAGGAGAAGGCCAGGGAGGCGGGCAAGGTGGCTAGGGAGCTGGACGTGGTGTTGACCGCCCACGCCCCTTACTACGTAAACCTCGCCTCGCCGGAGGAGGAGAAGAGGAAGAGGAGCATAGAGTACATAGTCCAAAGCGCTAAGGTCCTCCACGCCGCCGGAGGGTGGAGCGTGGTCTTCCACCCCGGGTGGTACATGAAGAAGGCCCCCTCCGTAGTGTACAAGAGGATCAGGGACGCCTTGGCGGAGGTAGTGGAGAGGGTGAAGGAGCTCGGGCTGGACGTGTGGATAAGGCCAGAAACTATGGAGCTGAAGAGCAAGTTCGGCTCACTGGACGAGGTCATAAAGCTATCCCAAGAGTTCGACATAGTGCTCCCCTGCGTGGACTTCGCCCACTTGAGGTACAGGGAGGGCTGGAACAGCAAGGAGGAGTTTAGGGCGGTCCTCGAGAAGCTGGAGAAGGAGTTGGGAAGGTTCGCCTTGGACAACATGCACATTCACGTCTCCGGGATAAAGCTGGACAAGCACGGAACCCACTTGAACTTGGAGGAGTCAGACATGAGGTGGAAAGAGTTACTGGAGGTGTTGAAGGAGTTCAACGTTAAGGGAGTTCTCATAAGTGAGTCACCGAACTTGGAGGAGGACGCGGTAATGATGAAGAAGTACTGGTACCAACTGTCAATATTTACTCCCGCGGGCTGA
- a CDS encoding radical SAM protein, with protein MSAPKDPPSFSEALDLWHYDLYELGMMAEDLRKKTVGDVVTFVANYNINYTNVCVYRCPLCAFYKEKGEEGAYFLSVEEMLKQAAEAVWLGATELHVVGGIIPELTVEYFEKFFSEVKRRWPFLTIKALTATEVSYLARINRMSVKEVLERLKEAGLDAMPGGGAEVLDDEVLKVIAPAKSAEEWLRTIETAHELGIRTNATMLYGHVERPEHIIRHLMRIRELQEKTGGFLTFILLKFKPKNTELWRKGLVKHEAPAPYDAKVVAISRIVLNGFINNISVYWVGYGKKYASALLNFGGSDLVGTAFSEKIFRSAEAHDGYATLEELAHYARTSGRVPAQRDTFFNIIRYL; from the coding sequence TTGAGCGCGCCGAAGGACCCCCCTAGCTTCTCCGAAGCCTTGGACTTGTGGCACTACGACTTGTACGAGCTAGGCATGATGGCCGAAGATCTCCGGAAGAAGACCGTGGGGGACGTGGTTACCTTCGTAGCCAACTACAACATAAACTACACCAACGTCTGCGTCTACCGCTGCCCCCTGTGCGCTTTTTATAAAGAGAAGGGAGAGGAGGGGGCTTACTTCTTGTCCGTCGAAGAGATGTTGAAGCAAGCTGCAGAGGCCGTGTGGCTGGGCGCCACGGAGCTCCACGTGGTCGGGGGTATAATTCCGGAACTCACGGTAGAGTACTTCGAGAAGTTCTTCTCAGAAGTGAAGAGGAGGTGGCCCTTCCTAACCATAAAAGCCTTGACGGCCACCGAGGTGAGCTACTTGGCCAGGATAAATAGGATGAGCGTGAAGGAAGTGTTAGAGAGGCTGAAGGAGGCCGGGCTAGACGCTATGCCCGGCGGAGGGGCCGAGGTGTTGGACGACGAGGTCCTCAAGGTAATAGCCCCCGCCAAGAGCGCCGAGGAGTGGCTCAGGACAATCGAAACCGCCCACGAGCTGGGCATAAGGACCAACGCCACCATGCTGTACGGGCACGTGGAGAGGCCCGAGCACATAATTAGACACTTGATGAGGATTAGGGAGCTGCAAGAGAAGACCGGGGGGTTCCTGACCTTCATCCTCTTGAAGTTTAAACCCAAGAACACGGAGCTCTGGAGGAAGGGACTGGTTAAGCACGAGGCCCCCGCCCCCTACGACGCCAAGGTAGTAGCCATATCGAGGATAGTGCTGAACGGGTTCATCAACAACATATCCGTGTACTGGGTCGGGTACGGGAAGAAGTACGCCTCCGCGCTGCTCAACTTCGGCGGCTCCGACTTGGTGGGCACGGCCTTCAGCGAGAAGATATTTAGGTCTGCGGAAGCCCACGACGGCTACGCTACGCTGGAGGAGTTGGCCCACTACGCTAGGACCTCCGGGAGGGTGCCGGCCCAGAGGGACACGTTCTTTAACATAATAAGGTACTTGTAG
- a CDS encoding 3-isopropylmalate dehydratase large subunit codes for MPSTIAEKILGAKVGKEVSPGELVVVDVDGVMAQDGTAPLAIKVMRERFGEERVFDPEKVAFVIDHTAPSNNPGTSELHIEMRRFCRKHKCTLYDVGTGICHQVMVEEGRAWPGSVFVGADSHTVTYGALGSFATGVGSTDAAIAMMTGRIWFKVPEALKFNLIGKFREGVMSKDLILKIIGDLKEDGATYMSAEFVGDGLKDMRIDSRLTVSNMVVEMGAKVGLMPADEEVMRFVEGRARGVPKPELTFPDPGAHYKDEFTYDLSEIEPMVAKPYSPANSVPVSEVEGIEVDQVFIGSCTNGRLEDVAVAARILKGKKVAPNTRCIVITASRNVYLQALKKGYVDVLTEAGCLVTFGTCGPCVGAHYGVLGPNEVGLFTTNRNFRGRSGHRTSKVYLASPATAAASAVEGKIADPRKYLKVRVRDMEV; via the coding sequence TTGCCGAGCACGATTGCAGAGAAGATACTGGGGGCCAAGGTCGGTAAGGAAGTGAGCCCGGGCGAGCTGGTCGTAGTGGACGTGGACGGAGTAATGGCCCAAGACGGGACCGCCCCGCTTGCCATCAAAGTAATGAGGGAGAGGTTCGGGGAGGAGAGGGTCTTCGACCCCGAGAAGGTAGCCTTCGTGATAGACCACACCGCCCCCAGCAACAACCCCGGCACCTCAGAGCTTCACATAGAGATGAGGAGGTTCTGTAGGAAGCACAAGTGCACCCTCTACGACGTGGGCACCGGGATATGCCACCAAGTGATGGTGGAGGAGGGGAGGGCGTGGCCCGGCTCGGTGTTCGTGGGGGCGGACTCCCACACAGTAACCTACGGCGCCCTGGGCTCCTTTGCCACCGGCGTGGGCTCCACAGACGCCGCCATAGCGATGATGACCGGTAGGATATGGTTCAAGGTCCCGGAGGCGCTCAAGTTCAACCTGATCGGCAAGTTTAGGGAGGGTGTAATGAGTAAAGACCTAATACTGAAGATAATAGGCGACTTGAAGGAGGACGGAGCGACCTACATGAGCGCGGAGTTCGTCGGCGACGGCTTGAAGGACATGAGGATAGACTCCAGGCTGACGGTGAGCAACATGGTGGTCGAGATGGGAGCCAAGGTAGGCCTCATGCCCGCCGACGAAGAAGTCATGAGGTTCGTGGAGGGCCGGGCTAGGGGAGTCCCTAAGCCCGAGCTCACCTTCCCCGACCCCGGGGCCCACTACAAGGACGAGTTCACCTACGACTTGAGCGAGATAGAGCCGATGGTGGCAAAGCCCTACTCGCCGGCGAACTCCGTTCCGGTGAGCGAGGTGGAGGGCATAGAGGTGGACCAAGTGTTCATAGGCAGCTGTACCAACGGCAGGCTCGAAGACGTGGCAGTGGCCGCGAGGATACTGAAGGGGAAGAAGGTGGCCCCGAACACTAGGTGTATAGTCATAACTGCCTCCAGGAACGTGTACTTGCAAGCGCTCAAGAAGGGCTACGTGGACGTGCTCACCGAGGCCGGGTGCTTGGTCACCTTCGGCACTTGCGGCCCGTGCGTTGGGGCACACTACGGAGTACTGGGCCCCAACGAGGTGGGCTTGTTCACTACCAATAGAAACTTCAGGGGGAGGAGCGGGCACCGGACGAGCAAGGTCTACCTAGCGAGCCCCGCCACTGCGGCGGCGAGCGCGGTGGAGGGCAAGATAGCTGACCCGCGGAAGTACTTGAAGGTCAGAGTTAGGGACATGGAGGTCTGA
- a CDS encoding 50S ribosomal protein L35ae, whose amino-acid sequence MEVVIVSYRRGSNDQNPHQVLVRFPSYRDAASAVRSKIIYEDEHGNVYVGKVLRPHGKKGVAIAVFKPNLPGQAMGKVAKVER is encoded by the coding sequence GTGGAAGTCGTTATAGTGTCGTACAGGAGGGGCTCTAACGACCAGAACCCCCACCAAGTCTTGGTCCGCTTCCCCAGCTACCGGGACGCCGCCTCCGCCGTGAGGAGCAAGATAATCTACGAGGACGAGCACGGCAACGTATACGTCGGGAAGGTGTTGAGGCCCCACGGCAAGAAGGGGGTGGCGATAGCGGTATTCAAGCCCAACTTGCCGGGACAGGCGATGGGCAAGGTAGCCAAGGTGGAGCGATGA
- a CDS encoding CBS domain-containing protein has protein sequence MRPITVADVMSKPVVVIGVNNTLREAAKEMMDKGVGSLVVVDEKGDVVGIITERDVVRAVAEGKDLNAPVSEVMTPDVLTVSPETSVLKAIETMKMHNVRHLPVASDDEIVGMVSLKDLAFAVAAEMILKRIYEMLKEELSEL, from the coding sequence GTGCGCCCGATTACGGTCGCGGACGTCATGTCCAAGCCCGTGGTGGTGATAGGGGTCAACAACACCTTGAGGGAAGCGGCAAAGGAGATGATGGATAAGGGCGTGGGGAGCTTGGTCGTGGTGGACGAGAAGGGGGACGTCGTGGGAATAATAACCGAGAGGGACGTGGTGAGGGCGGTAGCAGAGGGGAAGGACTTGAACGCGCCGGTCTCAGAGGTCATGACTCCCGACGTGCTCACCGTGTCTCCGGAGACCAGCGTGCTCAAAGCTATAGAGACGATGAAGATGCACAACGTCCGCCACTTGCCCGTAGCTTCCGACGACGAAATAGTGGGGATGGTCTCGTTAAAGGACTTAGCCTTCGCGGTCGCTGCCGAGATGATACTAAAGAGGATATACGAGATGTTGAAGGAGGAGCTCAGCGAGCTCTGA
- the ilvB gene encoding biosynthetic-type acetolactate synthase large subunit has product MYVADALLESLEREGLKVAFGIPGSANLGLYEKIPDHDVEVILMRHEQGAAHAADAYGRVKRKVPGVAFATSGPGATNLVTGLATAYMDSAPMIAVTGQVPTVVMGRDAFQETDVVGVTMPITKHSFLVRKPEQITWAIRAAKMISVTNRPGPVLVDVPRDFWRVDIDFYWPSDEELLSEWIPGYRPNPPKPNPDAIMKAAKLLVQAENPVILAGGGVWWSFATDELLKLAEVLMAPVVTTLMGKNAVPADHPLVLGNAGMHGRPEANYALYNADVVLAVGTRFSDRTVGNFEEFRRGKKIIHIDIDKSEIGKNIEPDVGIVADAREALRVLRNYIVEALNFKRNEEVPLIRKAKEFGERAWEVLLKERGRGLKPWKVLKIAREELPRDAIITTGVGGHQMWAALHYPVYVPGTYLTSGGLGTMGYGFPAAIGAKAAAPDKPVLDIDGDGSFLMTSQNLATVKQYNLNVGVLVFDNGSLQLIRQWQDLFFSHRRVGENLAYLPDFVKLAESFGIEGVRPETYEEMRKALRRVAQGEALVIDYIVDPDIMVLPMVAPGKVISPENLILTPEQAAGIKV; this is encoded by the coding sequence GTGTACGTAGCTGACGCGCTGCTGGAGTCGTTAGAGAGGGAGGGCCTCAAGGTGGCCTTCGGAATACCGGGCAGCGCCAACCTGGGCCTTTACGAGAAGATACCGGACCACGACGTAGAAGTGATACTGATGAGGCACGAGCAAGGGGCCGCCCACGCCGCCGACGCTTACGGAAGGGTCAAGAGGAAGGTCCCCGGCGTGGCCTTCGCCACCTCCGGGCCCGGTGCGACCAACCTCGTGACCGGCCTGGCCACCGCATACATGGACAGCGCCCCCATGATAGCCGTAACCGGGCAAGTCCCCACCGTGGTCATGGGGAGGGACGCGTTCCAAGAGACGGACGTAGTGGGCGTAACGATGCCGATAACCAAGCACAGCTTCCTAGTTAGGAAGCCGGAGCAGATAACTTGGGCCATAAGGGCCGCTAAGATGATATCCGTCACCAACAGGCCGGGCCCGGTGCTGGTGGACGTTCCCAGGGACTTCTGGAGGGTGGACATTGACTTCTACTGGCCCAGCGACGAGGAGCTCCTAAGCGAGTGGATCCCGGGCTACCGGCCCAACCCGCCCAAGCCCAACCCGGACGCGATAATGAAGGCTGCAAAGCTGCTGGTGCAAGCTGAGAACCCCGTAATACTGGCCGGCGGGGGCGTTTGGTGGTCCTTCGCCACGGACGAGCTCCTCAAGCTCGCCGAGGTACTCATGGCGCCCGTGGTGACGACCCTCATGGGCAAGAACGCCGTCCCGGCGGATCACCCGCTGGTCTTGGGCAACGCCGGCATGCACGGCAGGCCAGAGGCCAACTACGCATTATACAACGCCGACGTGGTCCTAGCCGTCGGGACGAGGTTCTCCGACAGAACGGTAGGCAACTTCGAAGAGTTCAGGAGGGGGAAGAAGATAATACACATAGACATAGACAAGAGCGAGATAGGCAAGAACATCGAACCGGACGTGGGCATAGTGGCGGACGCCAGAGAGGCCTTGAGGGTCTTGAGGAACTACATCGTCGAGGCCCTAAACTTCAAGAGGAACGAGGAGGTACCGCTCATCAGGAAGGCGAAGGAGTTCGGAGAGAGGGCTTGGGAGGTCCTCCTAAAGGAGAGGGGTAGGGGCTTGAAGCCGTGGAAGGTCTTGAAGATAGCTAGGGAAGAGCTGCCGAGGGACGCGATAATAACCACCGGGGTAGGCGGGCACCAGATGTGGGCGGCCTTACATTACCCGGTCTACGTGCCGGGGACCTACTTGACCAGCGGGGGCCTGGGGACCATGGGCTACGGCTTCCCGGCGGCCATAGGGGCTAAGGCGGCCGCCCCGGACAAGCCGGTGTTGGACATAGACGGCGACGGCAGCTTCCTCATGACCTCCCAGAACTTGGCCACCGTAAAGCAGTACAACCTCAACGTGGGGGTGCTGGTGTTCGACAACGGCTCCCTCCAGCTGATAAGGCAGTGGCAAGACCTCTTCTTCAGCCACAGGAGGGTGGGCGAGAACCTAGCGTACTTGCCGGACTTCGTGAAGCTTGCGGAGAGCTTCGGGATAGAGGGGGTGAGGCCGGAGACCTACGAAGAGATGAGGAAGGCTCTGAGGAGGGTGGCCCAGGGGGAGGCGCTGGTGATAGACTACATCGTCGACCCGGACATAATGGTGCTGCCAATGGTAGCGCCCGGCAAGGTGATATCGCCCGAGAACCTAATCTTAACCCCCGAACAAGCGGCCGGGATAAAGGTGTGA
- a CDS encoding HIT family protein: MEECVFCKIVRGELPSWKVYEDEDVVAFLDINPATPGHTLVVPKQHYRNILDTPDEVVAKVFKVAKKISEAVVKGLGAKGVNVITNAEGVAGQVVFHFHVHVVPRYSPDELKFQYTPKKYSEEEAQEVARKIREALG, encoded by the coding sequence TTGGAGGAGTGCGTGTTTTGTAAGATAGTCAGGGGAGAGCTCCCCTCGTGGAAGGTCTACGAGGACGAGGACGTGGTCGCCTTCTTAGACATAAACCCCGCCACGCCGGGCCACACCTTGGTCGTGCCCAAACAGCACTATAGGAACATCTTGGACACTCCGGACGAGGTAGTAGCGAAGGTGTTCAAAGTAGCGAAGAAGATCTCAGAGGCGGTCGTAAAGGGTTTGGGGGCTAAGGGGGTGAACGTCATAACCAACGCCGAAGGGGTCGCGGGGCAAGTGGTATTCCACTTCCACGTCCACGTGGTCCCGAGGTACTCCCCGGACGAGCTGAAGTTCCAGTACACGCCGAAGAAGTACTCCGAAGAGGAGGCGCAAGAGGTCGCTAGGAAGATAAGAGAAGCTCTCGGATGA
- a CDS encoding TrpB-like pyridoxal phosphate-dependent enzyme, with amino-acid sequence MELPNKWYNILPDLPKPLAPPRDPEGAEEEFSRIELLLKVLPQKLIWQENTVERWVPIPDEVLEVYKEIGRPTPLMRARRLEKLLDTPARIYFKYEGATPTGSHKINTAVPQAYYAKEEGVEGLTTETGAGQWGTALALAGAMYDMPVKVFMVRSSYHQKPYRRVIMRLYGADVTPSPSEETEFGKKVLRENPDHPGSLGIAMSEAIEYALKRNWRYGVGSVMNFVLLHQSIIGLEAMKQMEEIGEDPDVLVACIGGGSNFGGLVFPFLGQELQKTKDPKKKRRRYVGVTPSEVPKFSKGKYEYDFADAAGLLPQLKMHTLGHEFTPPPIYAGGLRYHGVAPAISLLYEEGWIEIMEYEQKECFEAGRLFAKAEGIVPAPETNHAIKAVIDLALEAKRKNEEMVILFNFSGHGLLDLGNYQSVLGL; translated from the coding sequence GTGGAGCTTCCGAACAAATGGTATAACATACTCCCCGACCTCCCCAAGCCCTTGGCCCCTCCGAGAGACCCCGAGGGGGCGGAGGAGGAGTTCTCGAGGATAGAGCTGTTGCTAAAGGTGTTGCCACAAAAGCTCATCTGGCAAGAGAACACCGTGGAGCGCTGGGTCCCCATACCGGACGAGGTGTTGGAGGTTTACAAGGAAATAGGGAGGCCCACCCCCCTCATGAGGGCGAGGAGGCTGGAGAAGCTCCTAGACACCCCGGCCCGCATTTACTTCAAGTACGAGGGCGCCACCCCCACCGGCAGCCACAAGATAAACACTGCCGTCCCACAAGCCTACTACGCTAAGGAGGAGGGAGTGGAGGGCCTCACCACCGAGACCGGGGCCGGCCAGTGGGGCACGGCCTTGGCCTTGGCCGGCGCGATGTACGACATGCCGGTCAAGGTGTTTATGGTGAGGAGCAGCTACCACCAGAAGCCCTACCGCAGAGTAATAATGAGGCTCTACGGCGCCGACGTCACCCCCTCGCCCAGCGAGGAGACCGAGTTCGGGAAGAAGGTGTTGAGGGAGAACCCCGACCACCCCGGAAGCTTGGGGATCGCCATGAGCGAGGCCATAGAATACGCTTTGAAGAGGAACTGGAGGTACGGCGTCGGGTCAGTAATGAACTTCGTGCTCCTACACCAATCGATCATAGGCCTCGAGGCCATGAAGCAGATGGAGGAGATCGGCGAGGACCCGGACGTGTTAGTGGCTTGCATAGGCGGGGGCTCTAACTTCGGGGGCTTGGTGTTCCCCTTCTTGGGGCAAGAGCTCCAGAAGACCAAGGACCCCAAGAAGAAGAGGAGGAGGTACGTGGGAGTTACCCCCTCTGAGGTGCCCAAGTTCAGCAAGGGCAAGTACGAGTACGACTTCGCCGACGCGGCCGGCCTCCTCCCGCAGCTCAAGATGCACACCTTAGGCCACGAGTTCACCCCGCCCCCCATATACGCGGGGGGACTGAGGTACCACGGGGTGGCCCCGGCCATATCCTTGCTCTACGAGGAAGGGTGGATCGAAATTATGGAGTACGAACAGAAGGAGTGCTTCGAGGCCGGCAGGCTCTTCGCCAAGGCCGAGGGAATTGTGCCGGCGCCGGAGACAAACCACGCGATCAAGGCGGTTATAGACCTTGCTTTGGAAGCTAAGAGGAAGAACGAAGAGATGGTAATACTCTTCAACTTCAGTGGCCACGGGTTGTTAGACCTGGGCAACTACCAGAGCGTCTTGGGCTTGTGA
- the glyA gene encoding serine hydroxymethyltransferase: MHETLKKIIEIVEAHDEWRHQTINLIASENVMSPLAESLYLNDMMHRYAEGKPFKRYYQGTKYIDEIEVLATELMKKLFNSEYAEVRPVSGTTANGTVFYVLGQEKKKAIIPPVQAGSHVSHTKFGILGALCIEQVEMPYDEENLNIDVDKAVKMIEEVEPAFVVLGGSMYPFPHPVKEIAEAAHSVGAKVVYDAAHVLGLIAGKALENPLSEGADVMTASTHKTFPGPQGGVILTNDKDVYKKVSRTVFPVFVSNHHAHRLPSLAVTALEMLEFGEQYASQVVSNAKALAEELHALGVKVLGERLGFTRTHQVVIDVREFGGGSEIAKKLEEANIIVNKNLLPWDPPDAIANPSGIRMGVQEMTRFGMKEGEMKEVARLIKRVMDGEDPKKVKEDVVELRKQFVEVKYGYKLSDLKEAEERFKKYLKLALEL; the protein is encoded by the coding sequence ATGCACGAGACCTTAAAGAAGATAATAGAAATAGTTGAGGCCCACGACGAGTGGAGGCACCAAACGATAAACCTCATAGCAAGCGAAAACGTGATGAGTCCTCTGGCGGAAAGCTTGTACTTGAACGACATGATGCACCGCTACGCCGAAGGCAAGCCTTTCAAGAGGTACTACCAGGGGACCAAGTACATAGACGAAATAGAGGTATTGGCCACGGAACTCATGAAGAAGCTCTTCAACTCCGAGTACGCCGAGGTGAGGCCCGTCAGCGGCACCACGGCCAACGGGACGGTGTTCTACGTCTTAGGACAAGAGAAGAAGAAAGCAATAATACCCCCGGTACAAGCGGGCTCCCACGTCAGCCACACCAAGTTCGGCATACTCGGAGCCTTGTGCATAGAGCAAGTAGAGATGCCCTACGACGAGGAGAACCTAAACATAGACGTCGATAAGGCGGTAAAGATGATAGAGGAGGTGGAGCCCGCCTTCGTGGTCCTCGGGGGCAGCATGTACCCCTTCCCCCACCCCGTGAAGGAGATAGCCGAGGCGGCCCACTCCGTGGGGGCGAAGGTGGTTTACGACGCCGCCCACGTGTTGGGGCTCATAGCCGGCAAGGCCTTAGAGAACCCCTTGTCTGAGGGCGCGGACGTGATGACCGCCTCCACCCACAAGACCTTCCCCGGCCCCCAAGGGGGAGTAATACTCACTAACGACAAGGACGTTTACAAGAAGGTGTCTAGGACCGTCTTCCCGGTCTTCGTGAGCAACCACCACGCCCACCGCCTCCCCTCCTTAGCGGTCACCGCGTTGGAGATGTTGGAGTTCGGCGAACAGTACGCCTCTCAAGTGGTTTCTAACGCGAAGGCCTTAGCGGAGGAGCTCCACGCCTTGGGGGTGAAGGTGCTCGGCGAACGCTTGGGCTTCACCAGGACACATCAAGTGGTGATAGACGTGAGGGAGTTCGGAGGAGGGTCGGAGATAGCTAAGAAGCTCGAAGAGGCTAACATAATAGTTAACAAGAACTTGTTGCCGTGGGACCCCCCAGACGCCATAGCGAACCCCAGCGGAATAAGGATGGGAGTCCAAGAGATGACGAGGTTCGGGATGAAGGAAGGGGAGATGAAGGAGGTCGCGAGGCTCATAAAGAGGGTCATGGACGGCGAGGACCCGAAGAAGGTAAAGGAAGACGTCGTGGAGTTGAGGAAACAGTTCGTAGAGGTGAAGTACGGCTACAAGTTGAGCGATTTAAAGGAGGCTGAGGAGAGGTTCAAGAAGTACTTGAAGCTGGCCTTGGAGCTCTGA
- a CDS encoding DNA topoisomerase VI subunit B → MPKQRVQSERGEERFKAIGPAEFFFRNIELTGFDNYTRAIFQTVKEMLDNSLDATETHGILPRITIVIERLNEAKASKEEEEKKEIKGSKDGIYRITVDDNGIGVPQDKIPYAFGRMLYSSKYVERQTRGTYGLGVKAAVLYAQKTTGEPATVISSPIKDKMTYRFKVSTNISTNEPDVKERGSWTKSGDWHGTRVSVIIEGNWRRARSKVVEYVRRTAIVAPYADITLITPDGTLIRYPRRTKEMPKPPKEVKPHPLGIDIETMKRIAQLTTAKTLLQMLTTEFQAVGAKTAKAILSMAGLEPDLEPKKLTEEQIKALVNAMKEYGTTKRYKAPSKEALSPIGEKLIKIGLKSMLNPEFVTAVSRRPSSYSGHPFVVEVGIAYGGEIPPSDAPVLLRYANKTPLLYNERNDVSWKVVSELNWKNYEVSFPAPLVVLVHVASTKVPFKDVSKDTIADVPEIEAEIRLALQEAARRLKRFIIKKRKEEELAEKVITFLKYVPEIARSLKVLSVDPETRKPTVSEEEIEEKLKKLIAKKLGVPEDKLPEVVIGIE, encoded by the coding sequence ATGCCCAAGCAGCGCGTCCAGAGCGAGAGGGGCGAGGAGCGCTTCAAGGCAATCGGGCCGGCGGAGTTCTTCTTCCGCAACATAGAGCTCACCGGGTTCGACAACTACACGAGGGCGATATTCCAAACCGTTAAGGAAATGTTGGACAACTCCTTAGACGCCACAGAAACTCACGGAATACTGCCCAGAATAACTATAGTTATCGAGAGGCTGAATGAGGCAAAGGCTTCGAAGGAAGAGGAAGAAAAGAAGGAGATCAAGGGCTCCAAGGACGGAATTTACAGAATAACGGTGGACGACAACGGGATCGGGGTGCCGCAAGACAAGATACCTTACGCCTTCGGCAGGATGCTGTACAGCTCCAAGTACGTGGAGAGGCAGACCAGAGGAACCTACGGCCTAGGTGTGAAGGCCGCGGTCCTCTACGCGCAGAAGACCACCGGCGAGCCCGCCACGGTAATTTCCAGCCCTATAAAGGACAAAATGACCTACAGGTTCAAGGTGTCCACTAACATAAGCACCAACGAGCCGGACGTGAAGGAAAGGGGCTCGTGGACAAAGTCCGGCGACTGGCACGGGACCAGGGTGAGCGTAATCATAGAGGGGAACTGGAGGAGGGCGAGGAGTAAGGTCGTAGAGTACGTCCGGAGGACTGCCATCGTGGCGCCCTACGCGGACATAACCCTAATCACGCCCGACGGGACGTTAATTAGATACCCCAGAAGGACCAAGGAAATGCCCAAGCCCCCCAAGGAGGTGAAGCCCCACCCGCTGGGCATAGATATAGAAACTATGAAGAGGATAGCGCAGCTGACCACTGCGAAGACCTTGCTCCAGATGTTGACCACCGAGTTCCAAGCGGTGGGTGCGAAGACCGCTAAGGCGATATTGAGCATGGCCGGCTTGGAGCCGGACCTAGAGCCGAAGAAGCTTACGGAGGAACAGATCAAAGCCTTGGTCAACGCGATGAAAGAGTACGGGACGACCAAGAGGTACAAGGCCCCCAGCAAGGAAGCCCTCTCGCCTATCGGGGAGAAGCTCATAAAGATAGGCCTCAAGAGCATGTTGAACCCGGAGTTCGTAACTGCGGTGAGCAGGAGGCCCTCCTCCTACTCCGGCCACCCGTTCGTGGTGGAGGTGGGCATAGCTTACGGAGGCGAAATACCCCCCTCCGACGCCCCGGTCTTGCTTAGGTACGCCAACAAGACCCCCCTCCTCTACAATGAGAGGAACGACGTGAGCTGGAAGGTGGTGAGCGAGCTCAACTGGAAGAACTACGAGGTCTCCTTCCCCGCCCCCTTAGTGGTCTTGGTCCACGTGGCGAGTACCAAGGTCCCGTTTAAGGACGTGAGCAAGGACACCATAGCGGACGTGCCGGAGATAGAGGCCGAGATAAGGCTCGCCCTCCAAGAGGCGGCGAGGAGGCTGAAGAGGTTCATAATTAAGAAGAGGAAGGAAGAGGAGCTCGCGGAGAAGGTAATAACCTTCCTCAAGTACGTGCCGGAGATAGCGAGGAGCTTGAAGGTCTTGAGCGTGGACCCAGAGACCAGGAAGCCCACGGTGAGCGAGGAGGAGATAGAGGAGAAGCTAAAGAAGTTGATAGCGAAAAAGCTGGGGGTTCCGGAGGACAAGCTCCCGGAGGTGGTGATAGGAATAGAGTGA
- a CDS encoding ACT domain-containing protein has product MSEVETYVIRFSIYAAVDGGLDGLARAIHVVRKAPITFHDMAVIDSGKTKEVSLRISGKKKDVEWLAKKLEKVVEVLEVKVQKIPAEIAVTSVQRS; this is encoded by the coding sequence ATGAGCGAGGTGGAGACCTACGTCATAAGGTTCTCCATATACGCAGCGGTGGACGGCGGGCTGGACGGCCTGGCGAGGGCGATACACGTGGTTAGGAAGGCGCCGATAACCTTCCACGACATGGCCGTAATAGACTCTGGGAAGACCAAAGAGGTGAGTTTGAGGATAAGCGGAAAGAAGAAGGACGTAGAGTGGTTGGCGAAGAAGCTGGAGAAAGTGGTAGAAGTGTTGGAGGTCAAGGTCCAAAAGATACCGGCAGAGATAGCGGTGACCAGCGTCCAACGCTCATAA